The nucleotide window TAATCTGTTCTAATGCAAATGAAGCACTAGCTCTTTTAATATCAAGAAATAATATAGAACTAAAAATTTTTTTTAATTTAGCTTTTCTATTTAAAAAATTAGCTGAATTTATTAAAGAATTCTTTTTTGAAAAAACCGGAATTCCTAATTCTAAACGAAATTTATTTAATTTTTTAACATTTTTAATAATTTCTTTTTCAAGTATTATTAAAGTTTTTTTTTCAAATTTTTTTTCATTATTATAATATAACTTATCATTTTTATATATTTTTGAATAAGCACCATTAAAATCTTTTAGAATAATTTCTAATAACTTAATGTAAAATTTTTCAATATAAATTAAGATATATTCGATAGAGTCAAGAATCGATTGTTCTAAATCCTTTATGCTTTTTTTATCATTTATTAATCTTATAGAATTTAAATTAATTAAAACATTTTTTATTTTTTTATTAAAAATATGAAACCTTTTTGAAATAATCTTTATATCTTTTATATTTTTTAAGCTTGAAATTTTATTTTTTATTAAAACACAAAAAGATAAAACAATTATCTTAAAATCATCTTTTACCTTTTTTATATCATTTATTTGTTGCTGTGAACTTTTATTTTTTGTATTATATAATTCTATTTTGTTTTTTATTTCTTTAAGTTTATTTACAATTTGATTTGACGATAGAATTGGAGTTTTAAATCTAAAATAATTTTTAAAACTTTTATAAAAATCATTTAATTCAAAAAATGGTGGAATTATAAAAAGATTTTCAGGAATTATAAAATAAAGATCAAAATTATATTTTTCTTTTCTTTTCGTGTAATTTAAAGGATAAAAGTTTTTAAGTTCAATTGTAAAAAAATCATGCTTTTTTAAATTTCCTTTTATATTTTTAACTATTAAATTCTTCATTTAAAAATTAGATTTTTATTTTTTTTAAAAAGAATATTAAAAAATTTATTAATTTATTTTTTTAATTCTTATAAAAAATTAAAATTCAAAAAAGAATAATTTAGAAAAGAATAGATAAATAAAGATATTTGTCAATAATTTGAGAAGAATAATTAAGAAAATAATTCGTTTATTTTATTTCTTAACTGTTCTATATTAAAAGGTTTTTGTAAAAAATTCATTTCTCTTATTTCAATATTTTTTCTTAAAAGGTCCTCAAATGAAAAACCAGAAATGATTAATTCTTTAATATTTTTAAATCTTTTTCTTAAAAGTTTAATTAATATATCAGCAGACATATCTTCAAGTAAGAAATCAACTATAATAAGATCTGGTATAAAATTTTCTTCTTCAATTATTCTAAAAACTTCTTTTGCATTTTTTGCTTTTTTTATAAGAACATTAAATTTTCTTAACATTCTTTCTATTGTTAACGAGACATAATAATCATCTTCAACCAATATAACTCTATTTAATTTTAAAAATTTATTATCTTTATTTTCTTCAATTTTTAATGTGCTATCTAAAGGTTTTTCTTCTATTATTGGAAATAATATTATAAATTCAGTTCCTTTATTTATTTCTGAAGAAACAAAAATATAACCATTTGACTCTTTAATAATATTAGAAACAAGAAACAAACCAAGACCTGTACCTTCTTTATCTTTCTTTCTTGTAAAGAATGGATCAAATATCATTGGTAAAAACTCTTCCTCAATGCCTGAGCCATTATCTGAAAATTTTATTTCTAAATACTCTCCTGGTAATATACTTTTTTCATTATTTTCTCTAAATTTAATATTATTGGTCTCTATTTTTATTATACCTCCATTTTCCATAGCATCCTTAGCATTTGAGCATAAATTTATTAAAATTTGTTCAAAATTTATAAGATCAATATATATCTTAGTTTTTTCTGCACAAAGTTTATAAATAATATCTATATTTTCTCCTACTAGCTTTTTTAATAACTTATTAGCTTCATCAAACTCTTTATGTACATCAATAACTTCAGGAGAAGAATGCTTTTTTTTGCTAAAATCCAAAATCTTTTTAACAAGTTTAGAACCATTAATCGAAGCATCATAGATATTTTTAGCTTCCTCAAATAAAGGATTATTCCTATCTAAAGAATCTATAAGATTCTGACTACAATTAATTATAATGGTTAATATATTATTAAAATCATGAGCAATTCCACCTGCAAATTTTCCAATAGAATCTATTCTTTGAGAATGCAAAATTTCTTTATACATTATCTCTCTTTGGTAAATTAGATTTTTTAACTCTGTTTGATCCTCAAACACAATAATAAATTCTTTGGTAAAGTTATCTTTTAAGACAATTAATTTTATCCTAACATTAAAAAATCTTCTATTATTATTGGAATCTTCAATAAAAATTTCATAATTATTTATTTCATAATTATTAATTAAAATATCACTTAATATATCTTTTAAATCTGTTTTTTCAAAAATTCTATTTTTTATTTCAAAAAAGTTTTTATTTTCAATATCTTCTTTAGAATTAAACAATTCTTTGAAAATCAAATTTGCTTTCTTTATTAAATAGTTATCATTTAGAATTACTATTGGATTTGGCATAATATCTATCATATTATTTAAATAAAGAAAGTTTTCATATGCTTCATTTTGAGCTTTTTCCTTAGCTAAAATTTCCTCTTTTAACTTTTTATTTGCATCTTCTAGTTGAAGCATTTTACTCTCAAGTTTTTTTACAAGCACATCATTATACAATTTATAGTAGTTTAACTCATTTTCTACTTTTTGATGTTCAACTTTTAAAGCTCCTTTACCATATTCATCTAAAACTTCTTTTATAAGTTTATTAAACTCTTCCTTTTCTTTCGGTTTTAATATGTATCTGCTTGCCCCGCTATTTAATCCTAAATTTATATCCTCTTCATCCGTATATGTAGCCGTATAAAATACAAAAGGAATATTTTTTAATTTTTCATCTTCTTTAACTACTTTACATAATGTAAAACCATCCATCTGAGGCATTAAAACATCCGATATGATTAAATTAATAACTTTTCCTTTTAATATTTGTAAAGCTTCAACACCATTTCTTGCTTCAAATACACAATATCCATCAGATTCAAGGTAAGTTCTCAATAAATAACGATTTTCTTCATAATCATCAACTATAAGAATATTTACCATAAATTTATCCTAAATATAAAATAGTTAAAAATTAATTAATTTTAAAAAATTTTTTAATTTATTTTTATAAATTTTTTTATTTCATCAATAAATGTATCTGGATTTATAGGTTTTTCTATATAACCAATACAACCTGATTCAAAAGCTTTTTCTTTATCACCTGGCATAGCATAAGAGGTTACTGCTATAATAGGTATATTTTTTAATGATTCAATATTTTTTATTTTCTTTGCCAAATTATACCCATCTATATATGGAAGTTGTATGTCAAGTAATATAATTTCAGGTTTTATCTCTTTAAGCTTTTCCAAAGCAATAAATCCATTATTTGCATAATCAACATCAAATCCATTCTTTTCTAAAAGATACTTTATAAGATATAGGTTTTGTTCATTATCTTCTATTATAAATATTAAAGCCATTACTACCTTCTTAACTTTTTATTTATCTAATCTTTTTAAATATCTTCATAAGGTATTGTAAAAATAAATGTTGATCCTTTTCCAAATTCACTTTCAAAACATATTTTACCCCCTAAAAGTTCAACTAATTTTTTACATACAGATAATCCAAGTCCTGTTCCTTCATAATTTCTACTTAAACCTTGATCAACTTGTAAAAAAGGTTTAAAAAGATAAACTTTATCTTCATCTTTGATACCAATACCTGTATCAGCTATAGAGAATACTAAATTTTTATCATTTTTTTTACAAGTAAAAGAAATTTTACCAACATTTGTAAATTTAATAGCATTACTAAGAAGATTTATTATAATTTGTTTTAATCTTCTTTTATCTGTATTTACAAAAATTAGACTTTCATCAATAAAAAAGTCAAAGCCTAAGCCTTTTTTTTGAATTTGTGGCATTAAAGAGTTAAAAATATCCTCTAAAAATGGTAAAAGTTCAAACTTTTCATAAACTAATTTAAATTCACCTGCTTCAATTTTTGAAAGATCTAAAACATCATTTATAAGGTCAAGTAAATGTTGTGAGCTTTTTTTTACCATAGTAAGTTGTTTCTTTTGTTCATCATTTAATTTACCTGGAAGTTCCTGAAGAAGAATTCCTGTAAATCCAATAATTGAATTTAGAGGTGTTCTTAATTCATGAGACATAGTTGCTAAAAAAGTACTTTTCATTTTATCAGCAAATTGAGCTTTTTCAAGAGCTTCTTCTAACTCTTTTGTTCTTTCATTTACTATATGTTCAAGTTCCTTGGAATGTAACAAAATTTTGGAATGTAATATTAAATTATTTAATGAAACAGCTAAATTTGATGCAATTGTTTCTATTAGGTTTTTATTTTCAAAAAAATTCTTTTCAGTAAATGAAGCTAAAAGTAAAATACCTGTTAAATTTGATAAATACATAAGTGGAATAACTGCAATTGATTCAAATCCAGCATCAATACACTCATCCCTTGT belongs to Spirochaetota bacterium and includes:
- a CDS encoding response regulator, which encodes MVNILIVDDYEENRYLLRTYLESDGYCVFEARNGVEALQILKGKVINLIISDVLMPQMDGFTLCKVVKEDEKLKNIPFVFYTATYTDEEDINLGLNSGASRYILKPKEKEEFNKLIKEVLDEYGKGALKVEHQKVENELNYYKLYNDVLVKKLESKMLQLEDANKKLKEEILAKEKAQNEAYENFLYLNNMIDIMPNPIVILNDNYLIKKANLIFKELFNSKEDIENKNFFEIKNRIFEKTDLKDILSDILINNYEINNYEIFIEDSNNNRRFFNVRIKLIVLKDNFTKEFIIVFEDQTELKNLIYQREIMYKEILHSQRIDSIGKFAGGIAHDFNNILTIIINCSQNLIDSLDRNNPLFEEAKNIYDASINGSKLVKKILDFSKKKHSSPEVIDVHKEFDEANKLLKKLVGENIDIIYKLCAEKTKIYIDLINFEQILINLCSNAKDAMENGGIIKIETNNIKFRENNEKSILPGEYLEIKFSDNGSGIEEEFLPMIFDPFFTRKKDKEGTGLGLFLVSNIIKESNGYIFVSSEINKGTEFIILFPIIEEKPLDSTLKIEENKDNKFLKLNRVILVEDDYYVSLTIERMLRKFNVLIKKAKNAKEVFRIIEEENFIPDLIIVDFLLEDMSADILIKLLRKRFKNIKELIISGFSFEDLLRKNIEIREMNFLQKPFNIEQLRNKINELFS
- a CDS encoding response regulator encodes the protein MALIFIIEDNEQNLYLIKYLLEKNGFDVDYANNGFIALEKLKEIKPEIILLDIQLPYIDGYNLAKKIKNIESLKNIPIIAVTSYAMPGDKEKAFESGCIGYIEKPINPDTFIDEIKKFIKIN